Proteins encoded within one genomic window of Tamandua tetradactyla isolate mTamTet1 chromosome 11, mTamTet1.pri, whole genome shotgun sequence:
- the LOC143650228 gene encoding protein BEX5-like has translation MENVPQENEGGEQVPVQNGEEALPLGGGEGQEPGGNNRGGWAPPVQDFEGDEPNRFVNNIDMIDGDADDMERFMEEMRELRRKIRELQLRYSLRILIGDPPHHDHHDEFCLMP, from the coding sequence atgGAAAACGTCCCCCAGGAAAATGAAGGAGGAGAGCAGGTTCCCGTGCAGAATGGAGAGGAAGCCCTCCCTTTGGGAGGTGGTGAAGGGCAGGAGCCTGGAGGAAATAATAGAGGGGGTTGGGCTCCACCTGTCCAGGATTTTGAAGGGGATGAACCTAATAGATTTGTCAATAACATTGATATGATAGATGGAGATGCAGATGATATGGAGCGTTTCATGGAGGAGATGAGAGAGCTAAGGAGGAAAATTAGGGAGCTGCAGCTAAGATACAGTCTGCGCATTCTTATAGGGGACCCCCCTCACCATGACCATCATGATGAGTTTTGCCTTATGCCTTGA
- the SLC22A1 gene encoding solute carrier family 22 member 1 translates to MQACHEEPDTAMPTVDDVLEQVGEFGCFQKQAFLTLCLLSVAFAPIYVGIVFLGFTPDHRCLSPGVAELSQRCGWSLEEELNYTVPGHQGAGRAFTRQCRRFEVDWNQSALGCADPLARLATNRSHLPLAPCQHGWLYDWPGSSIVTEFNLVCDDSWKVDVFQSCVNVGFFLGSLGVGYVADRFGRKLCLLVTTLISAVSGVLMAFAPNYPSMLFFRLVQGLVTKGSWTSGYTLITEFVGSGYRRTVAILYQMAFAVGLVLLAGVAYAIPHWRWLQLAVSLPTLLCVLYYWCVPESPRWLLSQKRNTQAISIMGHIAQKNGKLPPANLKMLSLEEDVTEKLSPSFADLFRTPCLRKYTFILMYLWFTSAVLYQGLIMHVGATGVNLYLDFFYSALVEFPASFLILLTIDRVGRLYPLAVANLVAGAACFLMIFISHDLYWLNLVVTCIGRMGITIVFEMVCLVNAELYPTFIRNLGMMVCSSLCDVGGIITPFIVFRLMEVWQALPLILFAVFGLVAGGMTLFLPETKGIALPETIEDAENLQRKAKPKENMIYLQIQTSESVVPKEKCLTGDQLAEE, encoded by the exons ATGCAGGCCTGCCATGAAGAGCCTGACACAGCCATGCCGACCGTGGACGATGTTTTGGAGCAGGTCGGGGAGTTCGGCTGTTTCCAGAAGCAAGCCTTCCTGACCCTATGCCTCCTCTCGGTGGCCTTCGCCCCCATCTACGTGGGCATCGTCTTCCTGGGCTTCACCCCCGACCACCGCTGCCTGAGCCCCGGGGTGGCCGAGCTGAGCCAGCGGTGCGGCTGGAGCCTGGAAGAGGAGCTGAACTACACAGTGCCCGGCCACCAGGGCGCGGGCAGAGCCTTCACCCGCCAGTGCAGAAGGTTCGAGGTGGACTGGAACCAGAGCGCCCTGGGCTGCGCTGACCCGCTGGCCCGCCTGGCCACCAACAGGAGCCACCTGCCGCTCGCCCCCTGTCAACATGGCTGGCTGTATGACTGGCCCGGCTCTTCCATTGTGACCGAG TTTAACCTGGTGTGTGACGATTCCTGGAAGGTGGATGTGTTTCAGTCGTGTGTGAATGTAGGCTTCTTCCTCGGCTCTCTGGGAGTTGGCTACGTTGCAGACAG GTTTGGCCGGAAATTGTGTCTCTTGGTGACGACCCTCATCAGCGCCGTCTCAGGAGTGCTCATGGCGTTTGCTCCAAACTACCCCTCCATGCTTTTCTTCCGCCTGGTGCAAGGGCTGGTCACCAAGGGCAGCTGGACGTCTGGCTACACCTTGA TCACAGAATTTGTGGGCTCGGGCTACCGGAGGACAGTGGCGATCCTTTACCAGATGGCCTTCGCGGTGGGGCTCGTGCTGCTGGCTGGGGTGGCCTATGCCATCCCCCACTGGCGGTGGCTGCAGCTGGCTGTGTCCCTGCCCACCCTGCTGTGTGTGCTCTACTACTG GTGTGTGCCGGAGTCCCCCCGATGGCTGCTATCGCAAAAGAGAAACACTCAAGCAATAAGTATCATGGGCCATATCGCCCAAAAGAATGGGAAGCTGCCTCCTGCTAATCTAAAG ATGCTCTCTCTTGAAGAGGATGTCACCGAAAAGTTGAGCCCTTCCTTTGCAGACCTGTTCCGCACGCCATGCCTGAGGAAATACACCTTCATCTTGATGTACTTATG GTTCACAAGCGCAGTGCTTTATCAGGGGCTCATCATGCATGTAGGGGCCACTGGGGTGAACCTCTACCTGGACTTCTTTTACTCTGCTCTGGTTGAGTTCCCCGCGTCCTTCCTCATCCTCCTGACGATTGACCGCGTCGGCCGCCTCTACCCATTGGCTGTGGCCAACCTGGTGGCAGGGGCAGCCTGCTTCCTCATGATTTTTATCTCCCATG ATCTGTACTGGTTAAACCTCGTGGTCACTTGTATTGGCCGAATGGGGATCACCATCGTGTTTGAAATGGTCTGCCTAGTGAATGCAGAGCTGTACCCTACATTCATCAG GAACCTTGGAATGATGGTCTGCTCCTCCCTTTGTGATGTGGGGGGGATCATCACCCCCTTCATTGTATTCAGGCTGATGGAGGTTTGGCAAGCCTTGCCCCTCATTTTGTTTG CGGTGTTTGGCCTGGTTGCTGGCGGAATGACGCTGTTTCTTCCGGAGACCAAGGGGATTGCTTTACCAGAGACCATCGAAGATGCTGAGAACCTGCAAAG